A genomic window from Peromyscus maniculatus bairdii isolate BWxNUB_F1_BW_parent chromosome 1, HU_Pman_BW_mat_3.1, whole genome shotgun sequence includes:
- the Oat gene encoding ornithine aminotransferase, mitochondrial — protein MFSKLASLQSVAALRRGIHASVASTASVATKKTVQGPPSSEYIFEREAKYGAHNYHPLPVALERAKGIYVWDVEGRQYFDFLSAYGAVSQGHCHPKIINAMKSQVDKLTLTSRAFYNNVLGEYEEYITKLFNYHKVLPMNTGVEAGETACKLARRWGYTVKGIQKYKAKIVFADGNFWGRTLSAISSSTDPTSYEGFGPFMPGFETIPYNDLPALERALQDPNVAAFMVEPIQGEAGVIVPDPGYLTGVRELCTRHQVLFIADEIQTGLSRTGRWLAVDHENVRPDIVLLGKALSGGLYPVSAVLCDDEIMLTIKPGEHGSTYGGNPLGCRIAIAALEVLEEENLAENADKMGAILRKELMKLPSDVVTCVRGKGLLNAIVIRETKDCDAWKVCLRLRDNGLLAKPTHGDIIRLAPPLVIKEDEIRESVEIINKTILSF, from the exons ATGTTTTCCAAACTAGCAAGTTTGCAGTCTGTTGCTGCTCTGAGGCGAGGAATCCATGCCTCAGTCGCCTCTACTGCATCTGTTGCAACTAAGAAGACAGTCCAAGGCCCACCATCCTCTGAGTACATTTTTGAACGGGAGGCTAAGTATGGCGCACATAATTACCATCCTTTACCTGTAGCCCTGGAGAGAGCAAAAG GCATCTATGTGTGGGATGTAGAAGGCAGGCAGTACTTCGACTTCCTGAGTGCTTATGGCGCTGTCAGCCAAGGGCACTGCCACCCCAAGATCATAAATGCTATGAAGAGTCAGGTGGACAAACTGACCTTAACGTCTCGTGCTTTCTATAACAACGTCCTTGGTGAATATGAGGAGTACATTACCAAGCTTTTCAACTACCACAAAGTTCTTCCGATGAATACAG gagtggaggctggagagactgccTGTAAGCTTGCTCGTCGTTGGGGCTACACCGTGAAAGGCATCCAGAAATACAAAGCAAAGATTGTTTTTGCTG ATGGAAACTTTTGGGGTCGAACATTGTCTGCAATCTCCAGTTCCACAGACCCGACCAGTTATGAAGGCTTTGGACCTTTCATGCCAGGCTTTGAAACGATCCCATATAACGATCTGCCCGCACTGGAG CGTGCTCTTCAGGATCCCAATGTTGCTGCCTTCATGGTGGAGCCCATCCAGGGTGAAGCAGGTGTTATCGTTCCAGATCCAGGATACCTGACGGGGGTTCGAGAACTCTGCACCAGGCACCAG GTCCTGTTTATTGCTGATGAAATACAGACAGGGTTGTCCAGAACTGGCAGATGGCTGGCTGTGGATCATGAGAACGTCAGACCTGACATAGTTCTTCTCGGGAAGGCCCTTTCTGGTGGCTTATACCCT GTGTCTGCAGTGCTGTGTGATGACGAGATAATGCTGACCATTAAACCAGGAGAACACGGCTCCACCTACGGCGGCAATCCACTCGGCTGCCGAATCGCCATTGCAGCTCTTGAG gtttTAGAAGAAGAGAATCTTGCTGAAAACGCAGACAAGATGGGCGCCATCTTGAGAAAGGAGCTCATGAAGCTGCCCTCTGATGTTGTGACTTGTGTAAGAGGGAAAGGATTGCTGAATGCCATCGTCATCAGAGAAACCAAAG ACTGTGACGCGTGGAAGGTGTGCCTGCGACTCCGAGATAATGGGCTCCTGGCCAAGCCAACCCATGGCGACATCATCAGGTTAGCCCCTCCACTTGTGATCAAGGAGGACGAGATCCGGGAGTCGGTGGAAATCATTAACAAGACCATCTTGTCCTTCTGA